One stretch of Candidatus Moraniibacteriota bacterium DNA includes these proteins:
- a CDS encoding four helix bundle protein, whose amino-acid sequence MMYDLEERTKKFSKDIIRCLLKIKMNEINRNLISQLSRSATSVGANYCEANGASSKKDFRNKIFICRKEIQETKYWIELLAEANQSSRDDLKSLWKESQELTLIFNKISSSLKETVKN is encoded by the coding sequence ATGATGTATGATCTCGAAGAAAGAACAAAAAAATTCTCCAAAGATATCATTAGATGCCTTTTGAAGATTAAAATGAATGAAATAAACAGAAACCTCATATCTCAGCTCAGTCGATCAGCAACAAGTGTTGGCGCAAATTATTGTGAAGCCAACGGAGCGAGTTCAAAGAAAGACTTCCGAAATAAGATTTTTATCTGCAGAAAAGAAATCCAGGAAACAAAATATTGGATTGAACTCTTAGCTGAGGCAAATCAAAGCAGTAGAGATGATTTGAAAAGTCTTTGGAAGGAATCTCAAGAATTGACACTTATCTTTAATAAAATTTCCAGCTCTCTCAAAGAAACAGTAAAGAATTAA